One region of Microbacterium sufflavum genomic DNA includes:
- a CDS encoding SDR family oxidoreductase codes for MTDITPHGPRGRTVLLAGATSAAGLAVTRALHDAGARVVATGRSAERLTPLADAGAETRVADATSLAEMTALAEQLGPVDAVVPLVGGWRGGGGLAGQSDEDFDALLPALGAVRATSRAFDAALRASTAGRFAVVSSTAVARPLAGGANYAAVKAASEAWTRAVAHGYAKAARDAGEPLRAAAVVFRAKALDPAALAARVAALWEDDAAELNDRIIDLG; via the coding sequence ATGACCGACATCACGCCGCACGGACCGCGCGGACGCACCGTGCTCCTGGCCGGGGCCACCAGCGCCGCGGGACTCGCCGTCACCCGGGCCCTGCACGACGCCGGCGCGCGGGTGGTCGCCACCGGCCGCTCGGCCGAACGCCTCACCCCTCTCGCCGACGCGGGAGCCGAGACCCGGGTGGCCGATGCGACCTCCCTCGCGGAGATGACCGCGCTCGCGGAGCAGCTCGGACCCGTCGATGCCGTGGTGCCGCTCGTGGGCGGCTGGCGCGGCGGCGGAGGTCTCGCGGGACAGAGCGACGAGGACTTCGACGCGCTGCTCCCGGCACTCGGGGCCGTGCGGGCCACCAGCCGGGCGTTCGATGCGGCCCTGCGCGCCTCGACGGCCGGGCGGTTCGCGGTCGTGTCGTCGACGGCGGTCGCGCGCCCCCTCGCCGGTGGCGCGAACTACGCGGCGGTGAAGGCGGCGAGCGAGGCGTGGACGCGCGCGGTGGCGCACGGGTACGCGAAGGCTGCGCGCGACGCCGGCGAGCCGCTGCGCGCCGCCGCGGTGGTGTTCCGCGCGAAGGCGCTCGACCCCGCAGCCCTCGCGGCCCGGGTCGCCGCGCTGTGGGAAGACGACGCGGCCGAGCTCAACGACCGGATCATCGACCTGGGCTGA